The Fusarium poae strain DAOMC 252244 chromosome 2, whole genome shotgun sequence nucleotide sequence AACTCTCCCCGCTATCCAGTCACGATTGCACTCATCCAAACACCCCAAAGGCTTCGAGGCCCCATCAAATGAAGAGCTTGATGAGTTGAGAGAGCGGGTGCAAGAATTTACGCGCCGCGAAATCACAGAGGAGGTGGCGGCAAAGACAGACAAGACAAATGCCTTCCCAGCAGAGATGTGGCAAAAACTGGGCGAAGCTGGCTTCCTCGGTATCACAGCAGATGAGGATATCGGAGGTCTCGCCATGGGCTATCAGGCGCACATTATCGTCATGGAGGAGCTATCACGAGCCTCTGGATCTATCGGTCTCAGCTACGCGGCACACTCACAGCTGTGCGTCAACCAGCTACAGCTCAATGGTTCACCCGAGCAGAAGAAAAAGTACCTACCCGGTCTTATCGCAGGCACAAGTGTCGGCGCGCTGGCCATGTCTGAGTCCGGCGCTGGAAGCGACGTTGTCAGCATGcgaacaacagcaaaggcCGTGGACGGTGGATATGTTCTGAACGGATCCAAGATGTGGATCACCAACGGACCTGACGCCGACTTTATCGTTGTCTACGCAAAGACAGAACCAGAAAAGGCTTCAAAGGGCATGACGGCCTTTATCGTGGACACGAAAACCGAGGGCTTCAGCTGTGCTCGTAAGCTCGACAAGATGGGCATGCGCGGTAGCAACACCGGCGAGCTCATGTTCGATGGTGTTTTTGTTCCCACAGAGAACGTCCTCGGCAAGGTTAACGGAGGTGTGCGAGTGTTGATGGAGGGCCTTGACTTGGAGCGACTGGTATTGAGTGCTGGACCCCTGGGTATCATGCAGGCTGCGCTCGACGTCACGCTGCCCTTCACACACCAGCGCAAACAGTTTGGTCAACCTATTGCGCACAACCAGCTCCTCCAGGGCAAGCTAGCAGACATGTACACCAAGCTCCAGGCTTCTCGTTCTTACACCTATGCAACAGCTAAGGCGGTAGACGAGAACGGCATAATCCGCACCCAGGACTGCGCGGGAGCTATCTTGTATGCCGCAGAGCGAGCGACTGAATGCACACTTGATTGCATTCAACTTCTGGGCGGAATGGGATATGTTGAGGAGATGCCTGCATCAAGATTACTTCGAGAGTAAGTCCACCCCATCTAATTAGGTTCTCTGTTATGGACAGGCCAAGATGACCTCCAtgatataatatactaactTCGGACGCAGTGCCAAGCTATATGAGATTGGAGCCGGTACTTCCGAGATCAGACGTATGGTCATTGGCAGAGCCTTCAACAAAGAGTATGCGCAAGCATAAGTTGGATGAGACATAGCATGATATCATGCACAGTATGGCGAAGAAGCAGAGTTTCATAACATAGCGGACACAAAAGTCCTGATGAGTTGATGGAACTTCATTTTGAACAAGTGTAAGAAGAGATGGAGCCAAGGGCATAGATGTCCTTGTATTACACGTGGGAGGCTATTAGACCAGTTCAGCCAAGGGTCGAGAGATCACACACAAAAACAGATACAAAAACAACGCCAAACATtaagaaagaaagatattGAGAGCACGCACACAGACACCATATGTATGGTTAAGTCAACCTGTCCCAATTCACGACAGAACAGGAATACCAGTAGATTGTGTGTCACTAGTATCAAAAGCAGCTTGGTTCATTTAAGCAATGCAGAGACATCAGGAAAATCGACCGTTaaaagcataagggacgaaattagtaggtcagtttattctCCTAAGAGTGTGATTCTtaggctttttattttatactttaagacttaggaggctATTtcctgctacccactagagaGATATACTAAAACTCATCCTGAAATTTCTGTCTCCTAGGTATGGAGCAAACGTCGTGATATGgcggtgttggtgttgactgCCGGTCCCCACATTGAGATTTTGCTATTCCCGTGACATGTTGTAAAAATGACAAGTCTTATCAGGCTCTTCACTTTGGATGACAGGGATTAGCTGCAGTTACGTTCCATGCAGTTTCTACCAGTGTCTGGAACAGAAAGCCCTGGTCGAATTTGCTTTTGACGACCGGTCTGGTCATCTCAGCAATAACTGATCGTCCTCGTGACCCGACGATCCCACTCAACAAAGGATCCTCAAATTTCTATGATTTCTTTCCCTCAGTTTCCCCTTCCCTCTTTCAGATACGAGTGGCTTCAATCGATCGATATAGTGACGATTGTGCATTGCAGCACGTTGATGTATGCTTGTCCTCTAGCTTTGGTATACCGGACGGTGAAGTGGTGTCCATCGGATGCACACACCGAGTTTAACTGTTAGCT carries:
- a CDS encoding hypothetical protein (BUSCO:25909at5125), with product MASVRTLRSLARPVVARQWRPAVTLPAIQSRLHSSKHPKGFEAPSNEELDELRERVQEFTRREITEEVAAKTDKTNAFPAEMWQKLGEAGFLGITADEDIGGLAMGYQAHIIVMEELSRASGSIGLSYAAHSQLCVNQLQLNGSPEQKKKYLPGLIAGTSVGALAMSESGAGSDVVSMRTTAKAVDGGYVLNGSKMWITNGPDADFIVVYAKTEPEKASKGMTAFIVDTKTEGFSCARKLDKMGMRGSNTGELMFDGVFVPTENVLGKVNGGVRVLMEGLDLERLVLSAGPLGIMQAALDVTLPFTHQRKQFGQPIAHNQLLQGKLADMYTKLQASRSYTYATAKAVDENGIIRTQDCAGAILYAAERATECTLDCIQLLGGMGYVEEMPASRLLRDAKLYEIGAGTSEIRRMVIGRAFNKEYAQA